The DNA segment CTCCTTGGCCATCCTCGCCGCCGACCGCGACATCTGCGCAATGGTGGCGGCGACGGCTTTGGCCTCGGTCAGCAGGTCGTCAGCCGGCACCACCCGCGACACCAGTCCGCTTCGTTCGGCCTCGGCCGCGTCGATGGTGCGCCCGGTCAGGATCAGGTCCATCGCCTTGGCCTTGCCGATCGCCCTCGTCAGGCGCTGCGAGCCGCCCATACCCGGCAGCACGCCCAGCTTGATCTCCGGCTGGCCGAACTTGGCCGTGTCGGCGGCGATCACCAGGTCGCACATCATCGCCAGCTCGCAGCCCCCGCCGAGGGCGTGCCCGGCCACCGCGGCGATCGTCGGGGTGCGCACGGCGGCCAGTTCGCCCCAACCGGCGAAGAAGTCCGCGCCGAACGCGTCGGCGAACGTCAGGCCGGCCATTTCCTTGATGTCGGCGCCGGCGGCGAACGCCTTGGCCGATCCGGTGATGATGATCGCCCCGATATCCGGATCGTTGTCCAGTTCGGTTGCCGCGCTGGTGACTTCGGTCATCACCTGGCTGTTGAGCGCGTTCAGTGCCTGCGGCCGGTTCAGTGTGATGATGCCGACCCGCTGCTCGCGCTCGACCAGGATGGTTTCATACCCCATGTGTTGCCTTTCTAGAAACTCAGGTCGTCATCGACCGGCGCGAAGTAGGCTGCGACGTCGGCCGCGCTGATCTCGTCGATGGTCGCCGGCGACCATGTCGGGTTGCGGTCCTTGTCGATCAGTTGCGCGCGGATGCCCTCCACTAAGTCGTGGGAGCGCAGCGACGCCGACGACACCCGATAGTCCTGGATCAGCACGTCCTCCAGGGTGTGCAGTTTGGCGGCGCGCCGCACCGCCTCCAACGTCACCGACAGCGCGATCGGGGAGCGGCTGGCGATGAGCTTGGCGGCGTCGTTGGCCGGTCCGGCGTGATGCGCGCGCAGCGCGGCGACGATATCGGCCATGGTCTCGCCCGAGTAGCACTCGTCGATCCATTCACGTTGTGCGGCAAGCTCGCTCGGCGGCGGTTCGATGGCGTGCTGGGCCAGCGCGCGCTCGAGGCCGTCGGCGGCGATCGCGGCGGTGAACGCGTCGAGTCGATCGTGTGGGACGTAATGGTCGGCGAAGCCCAGCGCGATGGCGTCGGCGCCGGAGAACGGGGCTCCGGTCAGCGCGGCATGTAGCCCCAGCGCCCCGGGCGCACGGGACAGCAGATACGCCCCACCGACGTCGGGGATGAACCCGATGCCGACCTCGGGCATCGCGACCTTGGAGGTGTCGGTCACCACCCGGGTGTTCGCGTGTGCGCTGACGCCGACGCCACCGCCCATCACGATGCCGTCCATCAACGCCACGTACGGCTTGGCGAACCGGCCGATCTGGCCATTGAGCAGATACTCGTGGCGCCAGAACCGGCGCGCTTCGACCCCGTCCCTGCGGGCGCTGTGATAGACCACTACCACATCACCGCCGGCGCACAAGCCGCGTTCCCCGGCTCCGGAGAGCACCACTGTGTGCACCGCGTCGTCGCGTTCCCACTCGGAAAGGACGGCGCTGAGCCGGTCCACCATCGTTTGGTTCAGCGAGTTGATCGCTTGGGGGCGGTTCAGTGTTAGGAAGCCGACGCCATCGTCGACGTCTGTCAGGACCTCGTCGGATTCCCCTGTCAAGCGCTAGCCTCCCCTCTGCCGGAAATTCGTCAGCGGCCCATGAGTTTGACCTGCAATCTAGATCGTGGCTCGCTCAGTGATGCCTTCGGGGCTAAGGTTGAGCGGTATCCGGAAATGGGAACCTGGGCGGGCCACCGATCGTTGAGCGGGTGTTCGCACAGCGTGAAGCTGTAGCCATGAGCCATGAGAGGGGATCCGACGGTGCGGGAGACAAGCAACCCGGTATTTCGTTCGCTTCCTAAGCAGCGGGGCGGATACGCGCAGTTCGGCACTGGCACCGCCCAGATGCAGCCGGGATATCTTGCCGATCCCTACACGCCCTACCGGGAGACGAAGGTCTCCCGTCCGCTGACCATCGACGACGTCGTCACCAAGACCGGCTTAACGCTGGCCATGCTGACGGCCAGCGCGGTGGTCTCCTACTTCCTGGTCGCAGGCAACCTCGCACTGGCGATGCCGTTGACCCTAGTGGGCGCGTTCGGCGGCTTAGCGCTGGTGCTGATCGCGACGCTCGGCCGCAAACAGGACAACCCATTGATCGTGCTCACCTACGCCGCGCTCGAGGGCTTGTTCCTGGGTGCCATCTCGTTCGTGCTGGCGAACTTCTCGGTGGGCTCCGCCAACGCGGGAATGCTCATCGGGGAGGCGGTGCTAGGCACGCTCGGCGTGTTCTTCGGCATGCTGGTCGTCTACAAGACCGGCGCGATCAGGGTGACGCCGAAGTTCACCCGGATGCTGATCGCCGCCATGTTCGGCGTGCTGGTGCTGATGCTGGGCAACTTTGTGCTAGCGATGTTCAATGTTGGCGGCGGTGAAGGCTTGGGCTTGCGCAGCGCCGGCCCTCTAGGCATCATCTTCTCCCTAGTGTGCATCGGCATCGCGGCGTTCAGCTTCCTGATCGACTTCGACGCGGCTGACCAGATGATTCGCGCGGGCGCCCCGGAGAAGGCCGCCTGGGGTATCGCCTTAGGCTTGACCGTGACGTTGGTCTGGCTGTACATCGAGATCCTGCGTCTGCTCAGTTATCTGCAAAACGATTAGCTCCTTTCGCGTCGACTCTGCGTCCACGAAGCGGGCTCCTCGAGCTTTCGCCCGGTGGGCGCAGAGTCAACGGCCCTGTCGTGGGTGCTGACAGCATGCCCGCATGCCGGAGTGGGGAAAGCAGCCGTTCATCGGCAGCGAGGCGTTAGCGGCCGGCCTTGTCAGCTGGCATGAGCTGGGCAAGTACTACCTCGCGATCATGCCCAACGTCTACCTGGACAAGCGGCTGAAGCCCTCTTTGCGACAACGCATTTACGCTGCCTGGCTGTGGTCGGGCCGAAACGGGGTGATCGCCG comes from the Mycobacterium shinjukuense genome and includes:
- a CDS encoding enoyl-CoA hydratase, which gives rise to MGYETILVEREQRVGIITLNRPQALNALNSQVMTEVTSAATELDNDPDIGAIIITGSAKAFAAGADIKEMAGLTFADAFGADFFAGWGELAAVRTPTIAAVAGHALGGGCELAMMCDLVIAADTAKFGQPEIKLGVLPGMGGSQRLTRAIGKAKAMDLILTGRTIDAAEAERSGLVSRVVPADDLLTEAKAVAATIAQMSRSAARMAKEAVNRAFESPLSEGLLYERRLFHSTFATDDQSEGMAAFIEKRPPKFTHR
- a CDS encoding enoyl-CoA hydratase/isomerase family protein yields the protein MTGESDEVLTDVDDGVGFLTLNRPQAINSLNQTMVDRLSAVLSEWERDDAVHTVVLSGAGERGLCAGGDVVVVYHSARRDGVEARRFWRHEYLLNGQIGRFAKPYVALMDGIVMGGGVGVSAHANTRVVTDTSKVAMPEVGIGFIPDVGGAYLLSRAPGALGLHAALTGAPFSGADAIALGFADHYVPHDRLDAFTAAIAADGLERALAQHAIEPPPSELAAQREWIDECYSGETMADIVAALRAHHAGPANDAAKLIASRSPIALSVTLEAVRRAAKLHTLEDVLIQDYRVSSASLRSHDLVEGIRAQLIDKDRNPTWSPATIDEISAADVAAYFAPVDDDLSF
- a CDS encoding Bax inhibitor-1/YccA family protein, yielding MRETSNPVFRSLPKQRGGYAQFGTGTAQMQPGYLADPYTPYRETKVSRPLTIDDVVTKTGLTLAMLTASAVVSYFLVAGNLALAMPLTLVGAFGGLALVLIATLGRKQDNPLIVLTYAALEGLFLGAISFVLANFSVGSANAGMLIGEAVLGTLGVFFGMLVVYKTGAIRVTPKFTRMLIAAMFGVLVLMLGNFVLAMFNVGGGEGLGLRSAGPLGIIFSLVCIGIAAFSFLIDFDAADQMIRAGAPEKAAWGIALGLTVTLVWLYIEILRLLSYLQND